The following nucleotide sequence is from Populus trichocarpa isolate Nisqually-1 chromosome 11, P.trichocarpa_v4.1, whole genome shotgun sequence.
taaatcaaataatattttctattgacCAATTCTTGTAATAGTAagcaagtacaaaaaaaataaaaaaagtagtttCCAAAAACAGCTTTTCATGTAACAAACGGGctatataaaaccaaaaaccaagCGAAGAAGACGGTCAATTCAATTGCCACTGCACCTCACAAAAACTATACACACACcccaatttttaattattagtgataaataaaaaagcagctGGTTTTTGTTGGtgggttcttttctttctcttcttctcttttcttgcagcttttttgttttttttttgacatccTCTGCATGTGTCTGTAAAGGTTTGTTCTTTTTCAGATCCCATGTCATCATGCctgccatttttcttttttgattacattttgttatttgattggattttttttatctggtttTACTTGGTTTTGCTTATACATTGAGCCCATGTTGGAATTTATCATGGTTTTTGACATTTGGGTTGTGTTTGTTCTGTGTAATTAGGTGGATTTCAATGGTTTGAGTTAAGCCCTTTTGTTTGGAAATTGGGTTGGAActtgaaatgaatgaaaaagaattgaactttatCTTAAAGATTGttgttttgatggtttttaCGTTGGTAGGGTAAGAGTTTTAGGATGGTATCATAGGGTGTCTGTGGCGGTGTAAATAGGTTGGTAAtgttgtttcttgttttgttgcaTTGTGAATCCAGGAACCCTTTTCTTTTAGGTTGACGAAACGACTGTGAGCAGACACTGTGCTGCGGTGCGCATTCATGGACGTGGAAATAAATTTATGCTTATAATAATTCAAGAACATGGATCAAAAGTTACAAGTGGCAGGGACTCAATCCCAACTTGAAGTAAGTTGTTTGCTTGttcatttccttttaattaCCATCACTATTAGTAGGAAAATATGCAGGATCCTTATCTAGCTGCGTTTCACGGTTCAATGTTCATTCTATGTataatatcttaaatttattattgaaactTTAGTTGCTAGACAAAGTCCACTAGCGTTTGTTGCATGATTATGGAAAATGGAAATATAGGTTTGAGAGGTTTTAGTAGAAAAACTAATCCTTTATTGTAACAGATGGGATCATTAGCTGCAAATGAGTCATCACATGAGTTTGAGGATGAGAGTCTTTTTAGCCCTGAGTCAGTGATTCAAAAGATGCAACTTGGTCATATATCTGAATATGGATCAGCTCCTGGTGGTTTCCAACCTGGTGGTAGTAAGATGTGGAAGAATGTTGTGTATAAGAGCATAAAGACTgtagttttttcaaataaactcAATGTGCTCATAGCTTTTGGGCCTCTCACTATGCTCGTCCACATTTTGACTGGGCATAACGTGAGTTTATAATCTCccatattttgtttaagttaccATGCATTATTGTTTAGCGTGGCTGTTAAATATTTTGAGGTTGGTCACAGGGATCGGTCTTCCTCCTGAGTCTATTGGGTATCATACCTTTGGCCGAACGTTTAGGTTATGCTACAGAGTAAGGATCAGACTtctgcttttcaatttttttttccttcaattctGGTTTTTAATCATCTAATATTGCTTGCGCACTCCTCTGACATAGGCAGCTAGCTATGTACACAGGACCTACAGGTATGGAATATTTATAACATCTATCTCATTCACAGTGTTTGCTTCTATCAGTAGATTTTGTCATTGGTCTGAGCACATCTTTGAAATGAAATGTACTTGCAGTTGGGGGTCTTCTAAATGCCACATTTGGAAATGCAACAGAACTCATCATAGCAATATATGCACTAAGAAACGGAATGATACGAGTTGTTCAGCTGTCATTATTAGGCTCAATTTTGTCAAACATGTTGTTGGTGCTTGGGTGTGCATTCTTCTGTGGTGGGCTTGTTTTTTACAGAAAAGAACAAGTTTTTAACAAGGTACATGTattagctttgtttttttcaaatgtcCACTATGCTCTGTCTTGTCTCTTTCTTATCATGGCTGAACTAATTTGCCATGCAGGCATCTGCTATTGTGAATTCAGGATTGCTGCTGATGGCAGTCATGGGGCTACTCTTTCCTGCTGTCCTACATTTCACACACACCGAGGTGCACTATGGGAAGTCAGAGTTGGCTCTTTCGAGATTTAGTAGTTGCATTATGCTTGGGGTGTATGCAGCTTatctttttttccaattaaagaGTCGAAAGGATCCATACATTCCTCTGTCTGAGGTTTGTTATTTCtgtataatttaattgtctACATAATTTTAGTGTTTTGGGAGGTCATAATCAGCAATCTGATGAATTTTGTGGACTCAGGACGAGAGTCAGAACAGGGAAAACGAAGGCGACAATGATGAGACTCCAGAGATTGGTAAATGGGAATCAGTAATCTGGCTTCTGATAATGACAGCTTGGATCTCTGTCCTATCAGAATATTTAGTAGATGCCATAGAGGTAATATTCCACTGTTGGACTTTTCCTCTCCTTGTTTGATTAGATGAacaccttgatttttttttcttctaatattcTCTTGGGTATTTGTTGATTACCGAAGGAcaaatttttcatgttttttatataatgatgaGTTTAAGGTTGAAATAGTATCCAAGACCATCTACAGCATACCACTTGGGTTTTCCATGGAATAAAAGTTTTTTGGTCACATGTTAGTGAATTTCTGCTGAGCTTGTTTGGTGGGTGATTGCTTTGTAGGGAACATCTCATGCATGGAATATACCAATTGCATTTATAGGGGTTATCTTGCTCCCAATTGTGGGGAATGCTGCAGAGCATGCGGGTGCTATTATGTTTGCTATGAAAGACAAGCTTGTAAGAAGATTAATTTCTTTCACCTTCTTGTTTTTCCATACTATACCTTCTCATTACTGTAAATTACTTTGCAGGATATATCATTGGGAGTCGCAATAGGGTCATCAACGCAGATATCTATGTTTGGAGTAAGTATTTCAAGTCATGAAATGCAATCTACAGATTTGTTACATTACTTTCTTGTTtagatttcattttttgttcCTGAATATTGATTTCATCAGTATTTAGTAGATTCAGTCTTGAGTTTCGTATAGATATGAGCAGAACATGTATGTATTTGAAAGTTATCTCCATGAATTGCTGATTATCTACCATTCCCTTGCAATGAGGAACCAGTGACTATTCCCAACTCCTGAACAATTCTGCAGTTTGGTTGGAATGTCCTTTCCAGCAATTGATAAATAAGCCTCAGTTGCAGACCAGTTATCATCCTTTTCACCTCCTTTCTCCCAATGATCACTCTTCCTCACCGGTGTGTCTGTAGATGTATGTTGGTATGGGCAACTCATCTTACAATTTATCAATTAACCCATTTAGTCTATCCCCGACCGGTGCCATGTATTCAATCTTGAGCTAGAAACTTGGCCCTTAAAAACTAGTAGTTAGCCTCAATTGTTCTGTTTCAGCAAATGCTGAAGATGTGTTATTTCATATGCTTTTGTAACCTCATCTGATGACAATGGAATGCCAATAATTTCATGACTCATCATTCATGGAAACTGGAAACTCAGGTGGTAGTCACACTGAGAGCTGTTCATTAAGATGCAACCCTTTTCTCTTAGCACAAGATGAGCCATTGATTTATGATCTTCAAGAAAACTAACTCCTCCCTGTTCCCTTACTTGAAAATTGAAAGGAGAGAATTATGAAAAGTAGAGACATAAATAAGAGCTTTGATATTTATTACTGCAGCATTGAACTGGTGATGCTGTATACTGTCAAGAGTCGCTTCTATTTCAAGCATCTCATTTGTATGGTGTATGATTAGAAGATTTTTATTGTGATGCGCACATTTCATGCATTAACTGATGTGCTTGTTGTTGCTATTTGTGTCACATAAGATGTTGCTTTTGGCATAGTACCTTCTAAGATCTCTGTTGTTGTCATTGCTTCAGATTCCCTTTTGTGTTGTTGTTGGGTGGATAATGGGGAAGCCCATGGACTTAAACTTTCAGCTTTTTGAGACTGCAACTCTTTTCATTACTGTCATCGTCGTGGCCTTCTTTCTGCAGGTTAGTATGTCCAAGATCTAGAGGAAAAATGATTCCTTATGCTTTGGTAACATGCCTCTTAAAAAAGATATGGAAATAATATCAACATGTatccaaaaaaaggaaaatattgtcAAGAATATGATTTAAAGACAGAAGGCAAAATGTTCTGGCTCGTCTATTGAGGAGGCTTCCGTCTTGTGTTATCCAGCTTGtcattcataaaataaatcttcatgCTTTTTGTGGTTACTTAACAAGCCATTCCTTAAGCGTTCGTGTTATATTTGCAGGAAGGGTCTTCCAATTATTTCAAAGGATTGATGCTCATTCTTTGCTATGTAATTGTTGCTGCAAGTTTCTTTGTTCATGAAGATCCTCCTCCAGAAGGTCAGCTCTGAACTCTCATTTAATCGCTTTCCAATTGAATAACTTATCATCTATTGAGCACTTGGGTTATACTCTTTTCCTCTtcctttgtgttttttcttcatttcactTATGATATGACCGTGAATGTGATTTTGCAGATAAGTCATTAACACCATAGTCAATGCGATGGCCAGTCTAAGAGGGTTATCACCAAGAGTTGGTCTGTCATATTCTggtgtacacacacacacacacacacacacacacacactcactccaaaaacaatatattttccGGGGTTACCACTTGACCTTGTTCCTTTAGTAGTATTGACAGGTATCTTGCTGGATTTTCTGTTCTTCCTCCAGCATATGCTTTCACCATACGCGGTCCACTTAGATGACAAGTTGAATTGTTTATAGTGTAGGaagttcaaaaccaaaaaaacaaaaaaaaatataaaattttgtaaTGTATCTCGTAATTCTGGATATCTTTCCATTATTTCCCATTTGTTAATTGCAGTGGGGAAACTCTATGATACTGGTGAGGCTTAgaatcccttttttctttttattttttcctctattatttatttatttatttgcctGCAATTCCATGTATGTTGACAAAGGGAATATCACCAGACCTTCCACTCTtgttaaaataacaacaacaaaaaaaaaagataggttATGTCACCATGCCTACCTAAATTGGGTACAGCTGCAGCTGCTACAAGGAAGACTTGAAGCTGGGtagtttgtttgaaattaaggtGAGTTTTAGGGACTAGTCAAACATTAAAGATATAACCATAAGCATAGACTTGTAGTTGGCAATTTTGTTGGGACTTTTAGTGTGTTCAAAGTCGAAACATCCCACTGCAAGTTATCCAGAAAAGATGTTTTCCAAATCTTCCTCCAGACGTGATCTATTATCATAGAGATAATCTATTAGCTTCCCAAAATGGGGGCAGCGCTCGTGATATGATGTCTACAGCTACAAAATGGCAAAGCTTGGTAAAAACATGATGGGCAAGAAACTAAATGAAAACAGCAAGATGCTACAGTGCCGTCCATGTAATCTAGCCCCTAGTCAAGACTCTGGAATTGAAGATTCACCAAATGGTGCAGTCACGATCAACCAACAAACCATTTTCAATCACTCATACCAATGTGTCATACAGAGGAAACGTGTATGCATAAACATTATGACTTTTATATTTATGGCATGTCACTGTCTTTTCGGTTTGAAATCTTGATTATAAAAAGCTatagtttatagttttttttaaaaaaatatagttatccAAACGTAAGAACTACTATAACATCTAAcatatttacataaaaaaattatttatg
It contains:
- the LOC18103550 gene encoding vacuolar cation/proton exchanger 5; protein product: MDQKLQVAGTQSQLEMGSLAANESSHEFEDESLFSPESVIQKMQLGHISEYGSAPGGFQPGGSKMWKNVVYKSIKTVVFSNKLNVLIAFGPLTMLVHILTGHNGSVFLLSLLGIIPLAERLGYATEQLAMYTGPTVGGLLNATFGNATELIIAIYALRNGMIRVVQLSLLGSILSNMLLVLGCAFFCGGLVFYRKEQVFNKASAIVNSGLLLMAVMGLLFPAVLHFTHTEVHYGKSELALSRFSSCIMLGVYAAYLFFQLKSRKDPYIPLSEDESQNRENEGDNDETPEIGKWESVIWLLIMTAWISVLSEYLVDAIEGTSHAWNIPIAFIGVILLPIVGNAAEHAGAIMFAMKDKLDISLGVAIGSSTQISMFGIPFCVVVGWIMGKPMDLNFQLFETATLFITVIVVAFFLQEGSSNYFKGLMLILCYVIVAASFFVHEDPPPEDKSLTP